In a genomic window of Zingiber officinale cultivar Zhangliang chromosome 9B, Zo_v1.1, whole genome shotgun sequence:
- the LOC122025313 gene encoding UDP-glycosyltransferase 92A1-like has translation MASSAGVVVLFPFMAHGHMNPCLDLARLLSTRYPSLSFILLTTSGNLPHLARRQLPPSIRPVGLPFRPADHGLPPDADTTFALPQHLVTRFNLAVQDALPTPFRTYLTTLLAASSPLLCLITDMFLAWTAPIAEELGVFHATFYTSGPYAMSIYNSIWINLPHADGRDGDDDEIAVPGVPGVTVRRCKLAPNMRSAESMPDHPNSRFVRHQAECYRHSRAFLWNTAEAIEKPFLDLWAKSNGKPVFAVGPLFAAAGGRGTVVDNRDVAAECLAWLDRHSPRSVVYISFGSQNWLPPEEAAELAAALERQARPFLWAAPAVNQAPPHAAMRQGIGMVARGWVPQRAILGHPAVGAFVSHGGWNSTLESLGFGVPLVFRPIGAEQFCNEKLVVEVLRAGVTTAAGAAEVLEEVMDDGERGREVRRRSREIAEALTAAVANGNVDGGVGESLRALDEFMSLATGQR, from the coding sequence ATGGCTTCCAGTGCTGGCGTCGTTGTGTTGTTCCCATTCATGGCGCATGGCCATATGAATCCTTGCCTCGACCTCGCTCGCCTTCTCTCCACGCGATATCCTTCCCTTTCCTTCATCCTCCTCACCACCAGCGGCAACTTGCCCCACCTCGCCCGCCGCCAGCTCCCCCCGAGCATCCGCCCCGTCGGCCTCCCCTTCCGCCCCGCCGACCACGGCCTCCCCCCTGACGCAGACACCACCTTCGCCCTCCCTCAGCATCTCGTCACCCGCTTCAACCTCGCCGTCCAGGACGCCCTCCCCACCCCCTTCCGCACCTACCTCACCACCCTCCTCGCAGCCAGCTCTCCCCTGCTCTGCCTCATCACAGACATGTTTCTCGCCTGGACTGCCCCCATTGCAGAGGAGCTCGGCGTCTTCCATGCCACCTTCTACACCTCCGGTCCATACGCCATGTCCATCTATAATTCCATATGGATCAATCTCCCCCATGCTGATGGCCGCGACGGCGACGACGACGAGATCGCCGTCCCAGGCGTGCCCGGAGTCACTGTGCGCCGCTGCAAGTTGGCGCCCAACATGCGCTCCGCTGAGTCGATGCCAGACCACCCCAACAGCCGGTTCGTGCGCCACCAGGCGGAGTGCTACCGCCATTCTCGCGCCTTTCTGTGGAACACTGCGGAGGCCATCGAGAAACCCTTCCTCGACTTGTGGGCCAAGTCGAACGGGAAACCGGTCTTCGCTGTCGGTCCTCTGTTCGCCGCCGCCGGGGGTCGAGGCACGGTCGTGGACAACAGAGACGTCGCTGCGGAGTGTCTCGCGTGGCTCGACCGCCACTCTCCCCGGTCAGTGGTGTACATATCGTTCGGATCGCAGAACTGGCTGCCACCGGAGGAGGCGGCTGAGTTGGCGGCAGCGTTGGAAAGGCAGGCTAGGCCGTTTCTTTGGGCTGCACCGGCGGTGAACCAAGCGCCGCCACATGCGGCGATGAGACAGGGGATTGGTATGGTGGCGCGCGGATGGGTCCCGCAGAGAGCGATCCTGGGGCACCCAGCGGTGGGAGCGTTCGTGAGCCACGGAGGCTGGAACTCGACTCTGGAGAGCCTTGGGTTCGGAGTTCCCTTGGTGTTCCGGCCGATAGGAGCGGAGCAGTTCTGCAACGAGAAACTCGTCGTGGAAGTGCTGAGGGCGGGGGTGACAACCGCGGCGGGAGCTGCGGAGGTGCTGGAGGAAGTGATGGACGACGGGGAACGGGGCAGAGAGGTGAGGCGCAGGAGCAGGGAGATCGCTGAAGCACTTACGGCGGCCGTAGCGAACGGGAATGTCGACGGTGGGGTCGGCGAGTCGTTGCGTGCATTGGATGAGTTCATGAGCTTGGCCACTGGTCAACGTTGA